Genomic DNA from Xiphophorus hellerii strain 12219 chromosome 16, Xiphophorus_hellerii-4.1, whole genome shotgun sequence:
tttatatcaagttgaaaagtgacaaaatgtgtaaaagttccttgtttataaatattttacaaggcactgtacatcttaaaatactaaaaatcaGTAAAAGGGTTAAGATGTGATTTGATACTGCAGTGATTCTTACCTTTGCAGCCCAATAAGTTTCCACCTGTGAAGGTCGGTGAGGGTGAAGGGACAGGACAGCCAGGGTTGGACCCTCTCTCCACTCTTGCCAGGGTTGGGTACGAAGAGCGCCAGAGCAGACACGAGGCGGCGGACTCTCCCCTCGTCCGCCCCGAGCACCACCAGCGTCCTGCCGCTCAGCAGACACCACAGGGCTTGCATTGCAAAGGAGTACTGGCGCACGAACCTCAAAGCGCCTTGCCCGGCTTTTTTCCTCTGACGGAGGGTCACTGACCCCCCGTAGCCGAGCGGCGAGGCGGCCCGGTCGGAGCCCGTGGAAGCACTCATGGTACAGTCCGACCCGTCCTCTATGGAGCTACGTGAAGCTGCATCTCCAAAGACGCCCACGGGAAGCTCCAGCCCTGCTGGTGGACCTTCTGAGCACGGGGAACCCACTCTGTACTCATCCTGGATGGGGTGAAGGGCGTGGGGCTCCTGGTTGACCACCAGAACCTTAGAGGGGTTCAGGGTAGAGTTTGGACTCAGGCACGGCACAGCATCAGGGTCAGCTGCCTCATAGAGGAAACCCTCTTGGGCCCTACAGCAAGCTGTATCCATGGGAACCAGTAGCTCCGAGTGCGTTCCCACCTCACACTCGTCATCCTTTCTGGCCTCCAGTTCGGACACGACTTCCAGCAAAGACATAGGGGTCTGGTCTTGTTCAGTACCACAGTCATCCTCCCCAGCAGTGGTCTCCATGTCCTCGCTACTGCTTTCCCTCTCTGGGTAGGTGTTTTGGTCAGGTTCTGGTGTCAAGTCAGAGTCCGGATCAGGACCTTCTGTATTTATACTTGCAAGACTCTCTTGCTTCTCAGTTTGATCTGTTCCACTTTTATCGCTGCTGAAGCTTTCTTTGGTCCCTTCTGAGCTCCCCTGTGTCTCCAAGGTCTGGTCTGAGGGAGAGGACTCCAGATGGCTTCCCAGAAGTCCAAGCTCCCGAGTAGTGGCGGCTTCACAAGCCAGGCCTAGCGGACCTTGAGGTTTTAATCCATCAAGCTCAAGAGCCTCTGACCCCAGGACAATATGAGGTGGATTTAAGTGCATGTAGTTGTCTATGGCATGATTCACAGCGcagaatggtctcagtgtctCGGCTTCATCCTGAACGTCATCAATGAGATCTGcctcaaacaggaagttgacaaTTTTCTGCTTCCTGCGCAGCGCCTTGTCCAGGCGGCGAGTGTAGAGGTAACACAGGTCGCCGCGGAAACTCCTCTCCGTCTCCTTCAGAAGCTCTACGGTGGCCTCGTAGAAATTCTCCTCACACAGTTCTTGCAAGGTCTTCAGGCGTTTGTCAAAACACTTTGCAGACTTGGCTTTGATCAGCTGTGGCGTGTATGATGGCCTGCGTTTATTAccctcatcatcatcttcatccacCTCTTCTTCCCCTCTGTTATCATCAGATTGAATCTCGTCGCCTTCTCCTTTGGGGACCCTTTGGCTGTAACCACGGGGATTTGCCAGCTTGGCGTATTTGTCCAACAGCTCCTCGCACTCTCTCAAGCACTCGGTCATGCACTTCTGGCACGAGACGGCGTGCGGATCCCGTCGCGGTCGCCAATGGTAGGCACTGATCTGCTTCAGCAGGTCTCTGTGCTCGTAAATGCTCTTCTCCACGTTCGCCAGCTCATTGGCCTTTTCTACAGCATGGGCAGAGTAAACACACTGAGGCCCCGCCTCTCTCTGCAGGCCCTCCTCCCGCTGCAGCACAGAGTGGGTGTACCTGAGCAGAACAAAACAGATGCAGTGATAGGCATGGAATGGCACGGTTCTAAAAATACCAGTGGTAGTCTGCTGACTGATTGTTGGTTATGCCTGCAAAAGGTATAATCAACCTTCAGTAAGTTGGTTATACCTTTTGGACATAACATCTTATCCTACAAACTAACAACCGGGCTTTGGTGTACACAGGAAGGCTTGGTCATCTCAGTGCAAGGATGGTGCCAAGCTCCTGTGGCGATAACCCCGTATCATCACCCTGCTATCCCCGTGTTTGacattgattatttatttgtttataaatttgtattttagatTTATATAAAGGTTTAAGTATGTAAAGTTGTGTGTGTATATCTGTGTTAGGATGTATCTGTGTCTACTGGGTGTACTGTTACTCTCTGTGCACTGTGAGCTTCTGTAAGCAAGGACAAATTCTTTGTATGTGTGAACATACTTGGCAAATAAAGCTCGATTCTGACAGTTGGTATGAGTTTGGGTTTTCGCCATTTAACACGGGCCATTATGATCCGACTGGTCTGCTTTGGTTGTGTTTGTTCAGCGAACATTGGTCAGGAAGTTTTGTGGTtcgtttaaaaatgaaactttggACATCTAAGCAGTGGTGCAGTTAATTTTTTAGCAGTCTTTCTGCAGGCCTTCCATACCAGCCATACTAACTCATACTTATCATTCTAATGTGAACTCTAATAGTTCATAACTGAGTAGTTTTCAGTAAAGTACATATAAGCAGTCTGTCTCATATCTACAGGCTTAGAGAGTTATCTTAGAGACAAGATTTGCTTATCTCATTTacagattgtttatttttttacagtttctttaaTTACCTAACCTCAACCTCTAACCCTGGGAGCTGATATGAGGCATTGTGGAATGTTTTCCGCATGCGAATAATCTTTCAGGGATCAATAATGATGGACTCCATTGTTTGAAAATTACCTAATAGCCTTTTGCAGATTAGTGCTGCAATAACTGCTTCTGCCAAGTAACTCCATCGACCCTTCCTTTTCTACATTGTGTTGATGCACCTCTAAAGATTAAAAACTAGTAGGCTGGCAATGAAAGGCAGCTGAAacctgtgctcgtcatggagaCACTTGTGAATATGCAGCGTTGTATTTGCTTTACAGCTTCTGGATTtttgcctatttttttttttttgtttgaacaaaGAGGACAACGGaacgtgtttttgtttttgtaggtATTCGCTTCATCTTAAAACCTTGTAGAGAAAGCACATCATTACTGTTATGTCCTCacagaaaacctcagaagaaagATTACTAAAGTTAgtgtaaattaaaaagaaatagacCACCTAATGGCAACAATTCTCAAAAATCCAGGCTCATATTCATAAGCGGACCAAACAGCGAGTCAATCCTGAACCAGCTGATGCCTGTAATCAACACGATGTGAACGAAATTGAAGCttggatattaaaaaaaaaactgggaaatGCTCTAGAATTTGGTGAGTTTTGTGACTTTACTCTTGGCCAACCAACAAAATTCTCTGTTTCCAgcaagaataataaaaattcaCAACAGAACTAGGATCAGCCTGGTTAACTTCAACTTGTGCAAAGCTCCACGGCTAAACAAGATGGGAGTTTTTGTAAATGTTCCGTAGCTGAATGTGCCAAGACGAGTACGCCTctagaaataaattattaaacacGTAAAACACAGATAGCAGGACAAGTGTTGTTGTAAAACCCAGTTAAGAGctttgaaaaccaaaataacTATATAAGGGTACGTAGATTAGGTGGCGGACAAGTAGATaatctaattaatttttttacctGTGTCAACTTTAGTTGGCCATAACTTCGATTTATACTAACATTATGGTGTTGGGAATTGGTGATGTTTCCATAACATTCTCACAATAATGATGAGCTAAAAGACAgtttattacatatatatatctCCTAATTTCTTTCAAATCTATTTGAAAGTTTTAGACAAATCCTGAATTTCAGGCATTAGTACAAAAATCTACAACTTTTTCACCTGTGTTTACTGCGTTCAGAAAGTACATTTAAACGTCTCCTGAAAACTGAAGACTCAAGAGACGGATTTATGTCATAAGATGtgtcagaaagtgaaactgttTCTCTTTCCAAGCTGTgagatttattataaaaatttgACATGGTGATAAATGGTGCAAATGTTATAAATTCAGGTAAAATGGTTTTAGCTTGCAGAGGTCACTGCTACAAAGTTTCAGGAGAATCTGAGGTGGCCGAGCAACTGACTACCCCTAATCTCACTGATATGACACAAAGTAACCCTCATCACTGGTTGCTCTGACCTTTTGACCTCATCTAAAAATCCAATTTAGACCTTTGAACAAGACGTTTACAagtaaaatttgaaataaagctCTTACTCCAGGTCCTGGAGCTTCCTCTGGAGTTCCTTGGCGAATGCTCTTCTGTTGCCGGCCTTCAGACACTCCGAGGCCTGCGAGAAGCGGAGGGACAGCTCCTGAAACTGGAGCATGATTTTCTTCTCGTCTGCTGCTACATACGCCATGCAGAACGGCCGCACGAAGCCCCTCGCCTCCAGGTCGTACAGGGTGAAGTGATGGACGTATGCGAACGCTCCCTCCTTCGAGTCTCCCAGGACAACCCTGGAGTCCTCCACAAAGCTGAGTCTCGGGTAGCCGCTGCCAGGTGGATGCCCCACGAAGGAGGCCTGGTAGTCCACGGACATGATCCGCAGGGAGAAGTAGTTGAGGTCGAAGGTGCCACAGACTTTGGGATCACCTGGGATGGTGAGGAGAGGCTGGGGGCCCACCTGCTCTGAGAACTCCGAGATGAGGATGAAGTCTTTGGTGAACTTGGCATAGGAGGTCTTGGCCCAGGGATTGGAGTCTGCAAGAGGGTAGAGGGGTATGGAGAACTCCTCCGGGAGACCCAGAGGGTCTTGAGTTGTCTGCCCATATTCATCCTCTTTAGTGAAAGCTACCACATCTGGGGAGCCTATCATAGTGTTATTACTGAGGGAGGCATGGGAAGCAGCAGAAGCACAAACAGTCATAGAAAAGCTGTGTGTGGACAGCAGGGAGAGAGTCCATTCAGACTGGCCATCATCACACTGTAGTAAAACCTCCAAGAAGGTTAAGCTGCTCCAAAGAACCTATTCTAATCTCCAAATTAACTCAACATCTGCAAGAAGAACTCCgctaattaaaaatacaaatgaacaactcgacaaaaaaaaaaaaaataccatccAGCGCCTTGGCTGACAAAAGCCCTCCTCAGGAATCACAGTGTCCGAGGAGCCTGCAGAGCCTTCATGTTACGGCCGCCTCGGAGGGGAGCGTccgtcctcctcttcttcatgtGGGGCTGCCGTCCCTCCGCTCTCTGGATCAAAGTCCGGCGCGTGGTTCAAACGACATCGTTTACGGAGAAAAACCGCTACATCTGCCGTTCACGTCCAGAGACAGCCGCCATGATTACCCAGCTGGACGCTGCCTGGTCACGTGACCAAAACTCCGCCCATCGAGGGAAAACTAACTCCGCCCAAAACGgaaatgttgatttatttatttatttttaattcaacaaattcagaaatattaatTTCCCGTGTAGTTacttataataatataaaaatttacatttttttgttgaagatttttttttgcgtttttattgcattttattagcAAAAAGACATGGTGTAACTAATTTACACCCCTCTTAATCattaatagaaatatatttgttagTTTCAAAGCAATTAAATTCCTCTTGTATTTGATGACCAacttttgttagcatgttttcaatgtttttttttttttcaaataatcttTGGTGGTGAGCTAAAAAGTCTTTGAGACTGGAAGCAAATTCTGGACTTCcaacaaaaactttaatattacctacattttaaagaaatatgttggtaaaaattaaaagattactttaaactTAAATCTGTCTGACATGTTATTATTCTGGACTTCAAACTGAGGAAAGTGTTCAAGTGTAAATAAGGATTAAGGCTAATCTATTTACTAATAGGAActaaaagaagaacaaaatcaAGCCAAGATATTCAGCAGGACCTGATGAAAAAATCACAAcccatttaattttttagatCACTCTTCTAGCTAATAGTTTTTAGGAAGTTTGGGAGCTTTAAAACTGTGGCAAACAATGAGTTTGTCTGAGTTAATAAACTTAGAAACTTCTATTAACTTTCTTTGCTCCCGTATTTTTTGGATTTCAAAgtgacttgtgttttttttttattattatttgttgtcGTGCAGAAAAATATCCTGAGTGGTTCATAGGTCAGCAGTAAGTGGCTGAACAGAGTGAGCATGAACAATCAAATAAGAacaggttaaaaataaatcaggctTTGAttactttctcatttttctgtGCAGGATTACACAGAAAATGGGAAGTGAAACAGACAAACAGGACACCATGTGATCTGGAAGAAATGAAGCGTGTTAGCTTGTGAAAACATGGAGTGAGCACAGGTTCTCACACTTCGAGAATAACCCTTATCAAATATCAAGGAGTAGAAACTCACACACAAAGAGCACCCAGTTTAGAATATGACTTTGTGACCAGTCTGGAGGTTCCTGTACTTCACAATATTTACTTCTTTGCttaatattaacagaaataatctttaaaatagtaaaacaagtctatttccactttgttttccact
This window encodes:
- the smcr8a gene encoding guanine nucleotide exchange protein smcr8a, translated to MTVCASAASHASLSNNTMIGSPDVVAFTKEDEYGQTTQDPLGLPEEFSIPLYPLADSNPWAKTSYAKFTKDFILISEFSEQVGPQPLLTIPGDPKVCGTFDLNYFSLRIMSVDYQASFVGHPPGSGYPRLSFVEDSRVVLGDSKEGAFAYVHHFTLYDLEARGFVRPFCMAYVAADEKKIMLQFQELSLRFSQASECLKAGNRRAFAKELQRKLQDLEYTHSVLQREEGLQREAGPQCVYSAHAVEKANELANVEKSIYEHRDLLKQISAYHWRPRRDPHAVSCQKCMTECLRECEELLDKYAKLANPRGYSQRVPKGEGDEIQSDDNRGEEEVDEDDDEGNKRRPSYTPQLIKAKSAKCFDKRLKTLQELCEENFYEATVELLKETERSFRGDLCYLYTRRLDKALRRKQKIVNFLFEADLIDDVQDEAETLRPFCAVNHAIDNYMHLNPPHIVLGSEALELDGLKPQGPLGLACEAATTRELGLLGSHLESSPSDQTLETQGSSEGTKESFSSDKSGTDQTEKQESLASINTEGPDPDSDLTPEPDQNTYPERESSSEDMETTAGEDDCGTEQDQTPMSLLEVVSELEARKDDECEVGTHSELLVPMDTACCRAQEGFLYEAADPDAVPCLSPNSTLNPSKVLVVNQEPHALHPIQDEYRVGSPCSEGPPAGLELPVGVFGDAASRSSIEDGSDCTMSASTGSDRAASPLGYGGSVTLRQRKKAGQGALRFVRQYSFAMQALWCLLSGRTLVVLGADEGRVRRLVSALALFVPNPGKSGERVQPWLSCPFTLTDLHRWKLIGLQRVASPAGSSALYSLSRYSRYISILDADMKTLRCPQYRGQLLANMADHRTYIRRGSTYFLHLQSALCRLAARAFLLTFTHHLHLPVSPTEGPEAVEARRRGFLQEQLGLDEEDGQILLYLSRLIAQRYLQPANSDYCAAIPCFSFNYVTSVLYKI